A genome region from Paenibacillus pabuli includes the following:
- a CDS encoding DUF6483 family protein, which translates to MFRKDYLLRMIEEMTEAIGKALTLRQQRKHTEALSELDELLRRQFGMNLSLLNSLPAEDVIEMFRFRGVIEVDNLQQAARLIEEEAYIYGEKAGVEGIDDQEKQDSEDEGLIRLMKSLHFYLYALNHGANPKLLDALERVQSILEQTKEYELPARTEKQLALYHEQHGRYDLAENSWYRVLQVGEGNLVNYRDDVKAFYERLSKLEDGQLEQGGLPREEVEEGLAELTR; encoded by the coding sequence ATGTTCAGAAAAGACTATCTGCTCCGTATGATTGAGGAGATGACCGAAGCGATAGGCAAAGCTTTGACACTGAGACAGCAGCGAAAACACACGGAGGCACTGTCGGAGCTGGACGAGCTGCTTCGTAGGCAGTTTGGCATGAATTTGTCCTTGCTGAACTCTCTGCCTGCCGAGGATGTCATTGAAATGTTTCGATTTCGCGGGGTTATTGAAGTGGACAATCTGCAGCAAGCCGCAAGGCTGATCGAAGAGGAAGCTTACATTTATGGCGAGAAGGCCGGAGTGGAAGGCATAGATGACCAGGAGAAACAGGATTCAGAGGATGAAGGACTAATCCGGTTAATGAAATCATTACACTTTTATTTATATGCCCTGAATCATGGTGCCAACCCGAAGCTGCTGGATGCACTGGAACGCGTGCAATCGATATTGGAACAAACGAAAGAATACGAACTTCCTGCCCGTACGGAAAAACAGCTCGCGCTATATCATGAACAACATGGGCGGTATGATTTGGCCGAAAACAGCTGGTACAGAGTCCTGCAGGTCGGCGAGGGGAATCTCGTGAATTATCGTGATGATGTGAAGGCCTTTTACGAACGATTGAGCAAGCTTGAAGATGGGCAACTCGAACAGGGGGGCCTGCCACGCGAAGAAGTGGAGGAAGGCCTCGCTGAACTCACCCGCTAA
- a CDS encoding class I SAM-dependent methyltransferase, giving the protein MYPVDSLRKLIQDIFEQNSLITATWSQLRRRDNVSYTKVQVKPVTLKNQLHYQFAFHYNNKVLHENLTPAEAIERMTLLCEETFRQGLLCTTEADYQILISKKYKVSILTKSPSKTSVDLSHNRKKQYVLEEGVPVSFLVELGIMNEEGRVLARKYDKFRQINRFLEMVQDVIPFLPEGRPLTIVDFGCGKSYLTFALYHYLSVQQRRSLKIIGLDLKADVIEHCNDLANRLHYGDLKFLVGDIADYDELNEVDMVVTLHACDTATDAALEKAVRWGASVILSVPCCQHELFDQIESPVMNPLLSHGILKERFSALATDAIRAKLLDLMGYKTQLLEFIDMEHTPKNILIRAVRGQAGQPADMWKEYTEFRDFIHADPYLERACADLLPGGANPIETVEDEVTESDADRSTGKSTTGADSCEHC; this is encoded by the coding sequence ATGTACCCCGTGGATTCATTGCGAAAGCTTATACAAGACATCTTTGAACAGAATTCGCTGATTACAGCGACCTGGAGCCAGCTGCGCAGACGGGACAATGTCTCGTATACCAAAGTGCAAGTCAAGCCGGTAACGCTGAAGAATCAGCTGCATTATCAATTCGCATTTCATTATAACAACAAAGTGCTGCACGAGAATTTGACTCCGGCTGAAGCGATAGAACGCATGACTTTGCTATGCGAAGAGACGTTTCGTCAAGGGCTCCTCTGTACGACAGAGGCAGATTATCAAATTTTGATCAGCAAAAAATATAAAGTTTCCATTCTGACCAAATCTCCATCTAAGACGTCAGTAGACCTCTCGCATAACCGCAAGAAGCAATATGTGCTGGAAGAGGGAGTCCCTGTCTCGTTCCTGGTTGAACTGGGGATTATGAATGAAGAGGGCCGGGTATTGGCTCGCAAGTACGACAAGTTCAGACAGATCAATCGTTTCCTTGAAATGGTACAGGATGTCATTCCGTTTCTGCCTGAGGGACGTCCGCTTACCATCGTTGATTTTGGATGCGGCAAATCCTATCTGACTTTTGCCCTGTATCACTACTTGTCGGTACAACAGCGCAGATCGCTGAAGATCATTGGTCTTGATCTGAAGGCGGATGTCATTGAACATTGCAATGATCTCGCGAACAGACTGCACTACGGTGATCTGAAGTTCCTTGTTGGTGACATTGCAGACTATGACGAGCTGAACGAAGTGGATATGGTCGTGACACTGCATGCCTGTGATACGGCTACCGATGCTGCTCTGGAGAAGGCTGTTCGTTGGGGCGCTTCGGTGATTCTCTCCGTACCGTGCTGCCAGCATGAGTTGTTTGACCAGATTGAATCCCCGGTAATGAATCCATTGTTGTCCCATGGTATTCTGAAGGAACGCTTCTCCGCACTCGCGACAGATGCCATTCGTGCGAAGCTTCTGGACCTGATGGGTTACAAAACGCAACTGCTCGAATTTATCGATATGGAGCACACACCCAAAAATATTTTGATTCGTGCGGTACGTGGCCAGGCGGGTCAACCGGCTGATATGTGGAAGGAATACACGGAGTTCCGGGATTTCATACATGCGGATCCGTATTTGGAGCGAGCTTGTGCAGACCTGCTGCCGGGTGGTGCCAATCCAATTGAAACAGTAGAGGACGAAGTAACGGAAAGTGATGCAGATCGTTCAACCGGGAAATCGACAACCGGCGCAGACTCCTGTGAACACTGCTAA
- a CDS encoding O-antigen ligase family protein, whose product MQQQRNDNHMVEPQRGKDRFEMKIPVCSTGPISGTDAGVLDLSDRFKQMETTTFDRNTSATTLLGVMGMIMLLTACLSRGLYFTVDVYGVILFSSGSFLMGVILLLLLLVLRSKTNNSLHIRLSGVFKSNEEMKIQYLHMNLNGWIIWPLIMMVCYGLHACLGSVSTQGSMDEMLRWSLLAIFALLAGTLASCAHGVRWFTSCWQAAGGLLVFSGLLAVCGVLPLPFAVMRTADPEISSAGARLGGLLQYPNAYGAVVGMYALERLAAVARAMARPVTAGRLIAASLPLMPAQAALLLSESRGAWLATGLAAASAFAWQRRGDRLPLLLAMAAPLASAAWLYRQLAAAQLAPAPVPGLLALAGAWAAALLGTLLLCRLWHSGARARAAALTAMGLAVTTAAALAVSSTAERLAAGVGTGASRLRMWRDALELWTGAAWLGHGGDTWRSMFRAIQSSPYVGGEVHNGLIDIALDTGLIGLIMICAWFAFTIRNTMKYASWLMPPMLVFVLHGTMDFDWSFTLVWMLFIWLGAWSYAYKNEQRIATADVHALIQARQVPAVHTNEQSVQPSPLANGFQYQAMRTMRTIPMLTGLAILIWLGGTVWLAGRNTLAEVQYRLVRSVPEETMQHRGELTAAYQANPYRPDIAISLSRTLTAHDAEELLRSSLSHSPVEPRLYQELGKLAAQAGQGALAGTYFEQAIALNRYDTPIQSAALYWMVQASRQEWAAGYTERARQTAATGVRMYEYYEQLNDKVTAGKARNDRQFTLDDNAAIYIAHLRNLASTAVP is encoded by the coding sequence TTGCAGCAGCAGAGAAACGACAATCATATGGTTGAGCCTCAACGGGGAAAGGATCGGTTCGAGATGAAGATTCCTGTATGCAGCACAGGGCCAATTTCCGGTACAGACGCAGGAGTCTTGGATTTGAGCGACAGGTTTAAACAAATGGAGACGACAACGTTTGATAGGAATACATCGGCAACAACGCTATTGGGTGTGATGGGTATGATCATGTTACTGACTGCATGTCTGAGTCGAGGTCTATATTTCACTGTTGATGTGTACGGAGTCATTTTGTTCTCTTCCGGGAGCTTCCTCATGGGAGTGATCCTGCTTCTTCTGTTGCTTGTACTGCGGAGTAAGACAAATAACTCACTGCATATTCGCTTAAGTGGTGTTTTTAAAAGTAATGAGGAAATGAAGATACAATATCTGCATATGAATCTTAATGGCTGGATCATCTGGCCCCTCATTATGATGGTTTGTTATGGCCTGCATGCCTGTTTGGGTTCTGTAAGCACACAGGGCAGCATGGATGAAATGCTGCGGTGGAGTTTGCTGGCTATATTTGCCCTGCTGGCAGGGACGCTTGCTTCGTGTGCGCACGGCGTGCGGTGGTTCACCTCCTGCTGGCAGGCCGCGGGCGGCCTACTTGTGTTCAGCGGTCTGCTTGCGGTATGCGGCGTGCTGCCGCTGCCTTTTGCGGTCATGCGAACCGCTGACCCCGAGATCAGTTCCGCTGGCGCCAGGCTTGGCGGACTGCTGCAGTACCCCAATGCGTACGGCGCCGTTGTCGGCATGTACGCATTGGAGCGGCTGGCTGCAGTCGCGCGTGCCATGGCCCGTCCGGTGACGGCCGGGCGCCTTATCGCGGCCTCGCTGCCGCTCATGCCCGCGCAAGCTGCGCTCCTGCTGAGCGAGTCGCGCGGCGCCTGGCTGGCGACCGGCCTCGCCGCCGCCAGCGCCTTCGCTTGGCAGCGGCGCGGAGACCGCCTGCCGCTGCTGCTGGCCATGGCCGCGCCCCTGGCGAGCGCGGCCTGGCTGTACCGCCAGCTGGCTGCTGCCCAGCTGGCGCCTGCACCCGTGCCCGGCCTGCTGGCACTGGCCGGGGCATGGGCAGCTGCGCTGCTCGGCACGCTGCTGCTGTGCCGCCTATGGCACAGCGGCGCGAGGGCACGCGCCGCTGCCTTGACGGCCATGGGGCTGGCGGTTACCACCGCCGCTGCCCTGGCCGTGTCCTCCACCGCCGAACGACTCGCGGCAGGTGTCGGCACGGGGGCGTCCCGCCTCCGCATGTGGCGGGACGCCCTGGAGCTCTGGACCGGGGCCGCATGGCTTGGCCACGGGGGAGACACATGGCGCAGCATGTTCCGCGCCATCCAGTCCTCGCCATATGTCGGAGGCGAGGTCCACAATGGCCTGATCGACATTGCCCTCGATACGGGCCTGATCGGCCTAATAATGATCTGCGCCTGGTTTGCTTTTACCATTCGTAATACAATGAAATACGCATCATGGTTGATGCCCCCCATGCTTGTTTTTGTTTTGCATGGGACCATGGATTTTGACTGGAGCTTCACACTCGTATGGATGCTGTTTATATGGCTTGGAGCGTGGTCATACGCATATAAAAATGAACAACGTATAGCCACTGCGGACGTGCATGCCTTAATCCAGGCGAGACAGGTACCAGCAGTTCATACGAACGAACAATCAGTACAACCATCGCCTCTTGCCAATGGGTTTCAATATCAGGCTATGCGGACAATGCGGACAATACCAATGTTGACCGGGCTGGCCATCCTGATTTGGCTTGGAGGAACAGTCTGGCTGGCAGGGCGTAATACTCTGGCGGAAGTACAGTATCGCTTGGTTAGGTCTGTACCGGAAGAAACGATGCAGCACAGGGGAGAATTGACGGCTGCTTATCAGGCGAATCCATATCGGCCGGATATTGCCATCTCTCTTTCACGTACGCTTACAGCACATGATGCAGAGGAACTTCTGCGGAGCAGCTTGTCCCACTCCCCGGTAGAGCCGCGGCTCTACCAGGAGCTGGGGAAACTTGCAGCCCAAGCAGGGCAGGGAGCGCTGGCCGGCACATACTTTGAACAAGCAATTGCATTGAATCGGTATGATACCCCTATTCAGTCAGCTGCCTTGTACTGGATGGTTCAGGCATCACGGCAGGAATGGGCTGCCGGTTACACGGAACGAGCCCGGCAGACCGCCGCCACAGGTGTGCGAATGTATGAGTATTACGAACAGTTGAACGACAAAGTGACTGCAGGGAAGGCGCGCAATGATCGCCAGTTCACCTTAGATGACAATGCCGCCATTTACATTGCTCATCTTCGTAATCTCGCATCGACTGCCGTTCCTTAG
- a CDS encoding dehydrogenase: MSPKSTPGTPPVKHSNPGQKLPSARGIRRACSKELYRTAKRLKVYISPDQMKQAEELYYGKVIANLLWIGENRDNRKKLCEWWNNDVSADIASLWNVDIEPLQAAFQQAFGGYRL, from the coding sequence ATGTCGCCCAAGTCAACACCCGGCACTCCCCCGGTCAAACATAGCAACCCCGGCCAGAAGTTACCTTCCGCCAGAGGGATTCGCAGAGCTTGCAGCAAGGAGCTGTACCGGACAGCGAAACGGCTGAAAGTCTACATTTCTCCCGATCAGATGAAACAGGCGGAAGAACTCTATTATGGCAAAGTCATTGCCAATCTGCTCTGGATCGGTGAAAACCGGGACAATCGAAAGAAATTATGCGAGTGGTGGAACAATGATGTCAGCGCAGATATAGCTTCTCTATGGAATGTGGACATTGAACCGCTTCAGGCTGCATTTCAGCAGGCATTTGGCGGATATCGTCTGTAG